CGCAGGTCAGCCGCTCGGTGAGGGTCGCGGCAACCAGCGGTTCATCGGCGTGTGGACTCGGCGTCTGGTTCAACGCTTCGAACTCCGGTTCAGCCGAAGGCCCGTACGGATGAATGCGACGAACCCGCCAACGACGCCCACGCACAGGAAGATGAGCAGGAACAGCGGGCTGGTGCCCGCAACGTAGTCGATGCCAAAGCCGATGAGCACGCAGGTGATGGTCGTGGCCGCAAAATCGACACCGGCCGACCATCCGCCCATGCGTTGGCGCCAGGCGGCGATGCGCGGGCTGCTCTTGGGGTCTGCCACGACAGAGTTTTAGGCCATCGACGCCAGCGCCATTTCCTGGGCCTTATCGGCGGCTTCGCGAATCCGGGCGCCATCCGGTCCGCCGCCCTGGGCCTGGTTGGGCTTCCCGCCGCCCTTGCCACCGACGACCTGCGCCACGCCGCGGACCCAATCGCCGGCCTTCAGCCCCCGGCTGATGGCTGTCTGGGGGACGTCGGCGAGCAGGGCAACCTTGCCTTCGTGGTCGGCACTCAGGAGCATGATGGGCGAATCGGGCAGCGTCTTGCGGATCTCGCTCAGGGCCGCCTGCATCGCGCCGCGGTCGCCCATGGCGTCGAGGATCGCGACCACCGGGTTGCCGTCGCCGGTGCTCTGGGCCAGGGCTCGAGCCTGCTCCAGGGCCTTCTTGCTTGCCTGCTGGGCCTGGGCCTTGCGCGCCGCCTTGGCGCGATCCTGCAATTGACCCAGGGCCTTGCGCAGCTGGTCTTTGCGAGCGACGGGCACGGTTGCTTCATCGATGAGCCGCCCGAGACGCGCGATCTCCGCTTCCAGGCCGTCATCGTCGAGCTTGGCCGCCTCCTGGAGTTCGAGCGCCAAGGCATTGGCCTGGGCGACGGCCCGCCGAGCCTCCTGGCGGGTGACGGCCACGATGCGACGAATGCCCTTGGCCACGCCCTCCTCGTGGACGATGGCAAAGCTCTCCGCCTGGGCCGTGGTTGCCAGGTGCGTTCCGCCGCACAGTTCGATCGAATACTCCATCCAGTCGGCGCTCTGGGGCGCATCCAGCAGCTTCTCGATTGGGGCGCCGATCGAAACCACACGCACGGGGTTGGGATACTTCTCGCCGAAGACCGCCCGCAGGCCCTTGATCGCCAGGGCTTTTTCCTGCGGCACGAGGTCGGCGTACACCGGGTGGTCCTGCTCGAGCACCTGCCGCACGATGGTTTCCATGCGGCCCAGGTCGGCCGGCGAGATCGGACCGCTGGCGTCGAAATCGAACCGAAGTCGATCGGGCGCCACGAGCGAGCCGCGCTGCTCGGGCGGATTCTCGACGTCCAGCACCTCGCGCAGGGCGTAGTTGAACAGGTGCGTGCACGTGTGGTTGGCCGCGAGGTTGAGCCGGCGTTCGTTGTCGATGTTCAGCGTCACCTCGTCACCCACGCGGATCTCGCCGCGCACGACGTGGCCGGCGTGCAGCACGTATCCGCCGTACGCCTTGACGCCCTCGACCCGGAATTCACCGCCGCGGTGCTCGTCGCGAACGCTCGATCGGGCCTCCTTACTCACGAACATGCGCCCGTGGTCGGCAAGCTGTCCGCCCATCTCGGCGTAGAAGTTCGTGTCATCAAGCACTACCCCGATGGTGGCCGCTCGGCCGCTGGCTTCGGCGTGCTCGTCGAAGTCATGGCCGTTCCAGATTGCCTTCACGCGCGCGCGGATTTCGCGGCCGTGGAACTTGTCCACGTCGTCGGTGGGCTTGACGTTCAGGTTCTGGAGCTTGGCGATCGCGTCCGCGTCGAGCGCTAGCCCGGCCTCGGCCGAGCCCTTGGCCCCCGCGCGAGACTGCTCGCGCTGCTCGGCCATGGCCTTGTGGAAGCCCTCGACGTCCACGCTGAGCCCCCGCTCCTCGGCCATCATCTGCGTGAGGTCGAGGGGGAAGCCGTAGGTGTCGTAAAGCTGGAAGGCGTCGGCGCCCGAGATGGTCGTGCCGCTGGTGCCTGCGAGGTCGTCAAAGAGCTTGACGCCCCGCTCCATCGTGCGTCCGAAGCTCTCTTCCTCGTCGCGGATGATCCCCGCCACGCGGCCCGGATTGCGCTTGAGCTCGGGGAAGGCGTCGCCGTAGTGCTCGACGATCACCTGCACCAGTTCGCTCAAGAATCCCGGTCGGGCGCCCAGCTTCTGCCAGCCGATGCGCACGGCTCGGCGCAGGATGCGCCGGAGCACGTAGCCGCGGCCCTCGTTGCCCGGCACTGCGCCGTCGGTCAGCGCGAACGTCAACGCCCGGGCGTGGTCGGCCACCACGCGGTAGGCAAAGTCGACCTGGCCCTCGTCCGCGTGGCCCAGCTTGCCGGCGTAGGGCCGCGTGCCGGTCATCTTCGAGATCGCCTCGAAGATCGGCGTGAACAGGTCGGTGTCGTAGTTGCTGGGCTTGCCTTGCAGCACGCTCAGCACGCGTTCCAGGCCCATGCCGGTGTCCACGTGCTTGGCGGGTAGCTCCTTGAGCGTACCGTCACCCTGCCGGTCGAACTGGATGAACACCAGGTTCCAGATCTCGATCACGCTCGGGTCGTCGGCGTTGACCAGCGCGGCCGCGTCGCGCCCGCCCATGCGATCGAAGTGGATTTCGCTGCACGGGCCGCAGGGCCCGGTGTCGCCCATCTCCCAGAAGTTGTCCTTGGCCCCGAATGGCAGCACGCGCTCGGGCGGCAGGAAGCGCAGCCAGAGTTCCCTGGCCTCGTCATCGGCCGGCAGGCCCTGCTCTTCGTCGCCGCCGAAGTAGCTGGCGTACAGCCGGTCCTTGGGCAGGCCCCAGACCTCGGTCAGCAGCGTCCACGCCCACTCGATGGCCTCGGCCTTGAAGTAGTCGCCGAAGGACCAGTTGCCCAGCATCTCGAAGAAGGTGTGGTGGTAGGTGTCCTTGCCCACGTCCTCGAGGTCGTTGTGCTTGCCGCCCGCGCGGATGCACTTCTGGCTGTTCACGGCGCATTTGAGCTTGCCCAATTCGCTCGACGGATCGGCTTGGCCCAGGAACAGGGGCTTGAACTGGTTCATGCCCGCGTTGGTGAACAGCAGCGTCGGGTCGTCGATGGGCACGACCGGGCTGGACGGGACGAACGGGTGCGGGGCCGCGCCGAGCTTCTGGAAGAACTCGATGAACGAGGCTCGGACCGAAGCGCCGGTCCAGGTCGTGCTGTTGGTGGAAGTGGGCAAGGCGGGGCTCGTTTCGATATACGGAGTCGGTACGGGTGACACAAATGCGGCGGGAGGAAGGGATTGTTAGCCCGCAGAGTGCGGGGGTTTTTCGTGCTCGGGCAGGTCGGGGTCGGCCTGCACCAGCGAGCCGAGCCGCTCCTCCATCGCGGCCAGCCGCTGTTCGATGGCCAGCACCCGACGAAGCGCTTCCTCGGCGGCCTCGCGTGCATCGCCCGTGGCTTGTTCGTGGAACATGGCGGCCTCTTCCAGGCTGGTCAGTCGGCGGTGGGTCTTGGGGTCGGATCGGTCAGGCTGTGGGTCGGTCATGGTGGTATCCTTGGGCCCATGCGCAAGGACGCGGTGAAATCCTGGCTCGCGATCTGCGTGTTGTCGGTGCTGACCTCGCCCGTGGTCGCCCGGGGCCAGGCGGAACCGCTGCGATTCATCCACGAACCGTGGTCCACTCAATCGAATGATGAATTCGAGGCAGTCTCGCCCGGTTACTGCTCGGAGGCGTGCGAGACCTGGGTCATCTCGTACTCGGCCGCCTTCGAGTCCGAGGCGCTCGATCAGGGCCTCACGCTCAGCTACAACCGCTTCCTGGTGGACGACATCGAGTGGTTTCTCGAAGGCGGGCTGTGGTCGTTCTACGACAAGGGGGCCGACGCGGCCTTCGGCCTGAGCGCCACCCTGGGCTTCCGTTGGCACTTCGTGGCCCGCGAGAACTGGAGCCTGTTTGCAGACATCGGCATCGGCGTGCTCGGCACCACCGACCACGTGCCGCCCGATGGCACGAGCTTCAATTTCATGCCCCGTGCAGGCCTGGGCTTCACCAGGCAACTCGACGAAAACGTCCGTCTGATCGGCGGCGTCCGCTGGCACCACATCTCCAACGCCCGCACGCGGGGGGACAGCCGAAACCCGGCTCGCGATGCCCCGCAGCTGTACGTCGGACTGGTGGTCCCGTTCTAGGTCAGCCCGCGGCGGCGAGCTTCGGCCCGTTCTTCGAGAGCGTGGTCAGCATGACGCGGTTGCGCCCACTCTCCTTGGCCTTGTAAAGCGTCGCATCGGCGTGGGCGACCCACTGCTCGGCAGGCAGGCCCGTGGAACCCTCGGCCCCGGCCACGCCGATGGAAACCGTGATCTTGCGGTCCGGATGGGACGGCCAGTCTCGGGCGGCCAGCGCTTCTCGGATGCGCTCGCACAAAATACTGGCTTGTTCGGGCGTCGTCTCGGGCATGATGATGGCGAATTCCTCACCGCCATAGCGACACGGAATATCGGATCCACGGGCCGAGCCGCTGAGGATCTCGGCCGCCCCCTGGAGCGCTGCGTCGCCGGCCGGGTGCCCGTAATTATCGTTGATGCTCTTGAAGTGATCCAGGTCCAGGAGTGCCAGCGACAGCGGGCGATTGCTCCGCTCGGCGGAGCTGATGAGTTGGGCCAGCCGGTCGTCGAAGTGCCTCCGATTCCACAACGCCGTCAAGCCGTCCAGTTGGGCGCGCTCGCTGAGCATGCGGACCAGGCGATGCATCCGAAGCGACGAACGCAGGCGAGCGCGGAGTTCAGCCAGGTCGAAGGGCTTGGTGATGTAGTCGATGGCGCCCAGGGCGAAGGCCATGACCTTGTCCTGGGAGTCCTGCTGGCCGCTCAGGACGATGACCGGCACATGCACGGTGTCTTCCCTGGCCGCCAGTTCGCGCAGGACCTCAAAGCCATCCATGCCCGGCATGCTCAGATCCAGCAGCACGGTGGCCACGTCGGTGGAGCTGATCGCCTCGAGGGCTTCGGCGCCAGAATGGGCGTGCCGAAGCTCGATCGTCTCGTCGCGCAGACGCGCCTTGAGCAGCCGGTGTACCAACGGCGAATCGTCGACCACCAGCACGATCGGTCGTGCCGCGGGCGTTGGGAATTGTTCAGCGTTCTCGCTCAAGGGCGGCTCCTACGCGTAGTTCCCAGCCCGGTCAGGCTGCGGCCTCGGAATTGGCAAGCCGGACTCGATCGCATGCATCGATCAATGGCGCGGCGGCCGCGTACAGCGACGACGAATCGAAGTTTCCCGATCGGCCAAGATCGACCAGCGCGTGCTCGGCTGCCGCGGCAAACTGCCCGAGCGTCTCAAACCCATACCCGCCGGCGGCGCCCTTCAACTGGTGCGCCAGCCTGACGGCCTGGGAAAGATCGCCGGCTTCGATCGCGCGGACAAAGTCGGCGCGTCGCTTGGGCATCTCGGCGACGAACTCCGCCACGATCTCGCCGACGTCGGGATCGTTCTCGTACACACTGAGCAGTGGCTCTGGACCTGGACTTGCCATCTCTCCGCCTCCTGTGCGTGGCTGCACCACGGTCATCGGCGGTTTTGAAAGGCAGATTCATCGCCAGATCAGCGAATGCCCCAAAAACTGTCGGCAATTGCTCAGGTGGTCTCGCGCAAGAGCCGGTCCGACAGCCGGCCACGGATGGCCTGAAGACCAATAAAGAGGGCCGTGTTGGCCGACCAGCGTCGGACCGAGTCTCGATCCCCGGCAAACAAAAACCGTTTGGCCACTGGACGTTGCCCCTGAATCGCGCAGCCGATCCAGACCGTACCAACCGGCTTCTCGGACGTACCGCCCCCCGGCCCGGCGACTCCTGTCACGGAGAGGGCCAGGTTTGAACCCGACCGTTCCAGGGCACCTTGAGCCATCGCCTCGGCCACGGCTCGACTGACGGCGCCGTGCTGCTGCAAGAGATCGCAGGAGACCCCAAGTTGCCGTTCCTTCATGGTATTGCTATATGTCACCCAGCCGCCCGCGTACGCATCGGAGCTGCCGGGCTGGCTGGTGAGCAATTCTCCGACCAACCCACCCGTACACGACTCGGCGGTTGCGATCGTCATGGATCGCTCGATCGCTTCCCGGAGCAGGAAGGCGGCCAGCGGCTCTTCCACGTAGCCGACAACATACGAGCCCGTGGCCTGCTCAATCGCCGCAACAGCTTCTTCGGCGGCGTCTGCCGCGTCCTCAGTCTCGTAGGGCCCGCATACCGGCTGAGATGGATCGACGCGGACGCGGCAGGTGACCATGCCCGACGACGCGGTCGTGCCCACGGCCGGGTTGTTGTCACGTTGCATGAAGTCGTTGATCCGGCTGGCGACCTCGCTCTCGCCCAATCCGAAGACCTGCACGAAGCGAAGCGGTGCGTGCGTGATGCCGGGTAGGGTTCGAAGCCGGGGCTCGACATGAGCCTCGAACATCGGCCGCATCTCGCGCGGCGGTCCTGGAAGGCATGCGATGACGCGGGCGAAGCCGGCATTCGCCGATGAATAAGCCATCCCCGGAGCCGTGCCTTGGGCATTCGGCAGCCTGACGGCGCCCTTGGGTCGTAGAGCCTGAACGCGGTTGGATTCCGGCATCGCTCGGCCGGCTTGGGCAAAACGGGCTTGGATCTCCGCGAGTGAGTCGGCATCCTCAACCAGCGGCTGGGCCCTGCCGGTCAAACGCTCAAGGGCCGTGGCGAATGCCTGACGGGTCAGGTCGTCGGCGGTGGGGCCCAGCCCACCGCCGACCAGCAGGGCGTCGCTCGAAAGGGCCATTTCCTGCAGCACGCCGGCAAGCTGGTCGAGATTGTCAGGAACCGTGCGATGCTCGGTCACCAGCAGTCCAATGCATCCCAGTTGATCGGCCAGCCACTTGGAGTTTGTGTCCAGCTTTTCGCCCAGGACCAGTTCATCACCAACGGACAAGATCGCCGCTCGAGGTCGGGGTGTCATAGTCGCAGACGCTAGCGGTTGAGCGGTGCCTCAGCGCATGCAAAACCGCATGCCGGCGGGAAGCCAGCATGCGGTTTCGGTTTATCGTACGATCACACCGTCGGGGAGGGCGGTGGTTCAGACCACGCGGCGACGGCGGACGGCTGCCACGCCGAACAAGCCGGCCATGGCAAGGGCGCCCGCACCCGGAAGCGGGATGGCGACCATGTACAGGATGCTCTGGCGATCGGCGCCGGTCATGACGCTGGTCAGGTTCAGGGCACGCACGCGGCCCACGGAGGCGGTGGTGCCCCAGACCGAGTCAACCAGCGACTGGGCGGTGGCGCTCAGGAACGCGAAGTTCGCGCTCGAGTCGCTGGCCGAGGCGGCCGAAAAATCGACCGCGCCCAGTTCCTCTTCAAGGTACCAGAACGCGTCCTGGACGGCGTTGTTGAACTCGCGATCGGTCATCCCGCCCATCGGGCCAATGGCGCCCGAAAGAAACTGCCGATACAGTTCGGCGGTCTCGGCGCTCAGCGGGTCGGGGCTGCCGCCGCCAACGCCGCCGGAGCGAACCGACGTGCTGATATCGTAGTTGTACGTCGATTCGGCGATCGTCTCGTCGTACTCAAGGCAGAAAGAACTGAAGCTGCCCAACGAACCGGTGACGAGGAACTCGCCGCCACGGTTGCGCTCGACGGTGCCGGGCGCGCCGGGAAGCGGGTCATGGCGACTTCCAGGACCAAACTCGATGGTGACGGTGCTGGCGCTTGCAGCCACGGCCGTCAGGGCGACCGCCAGGCCGCCGATGATCGTCTTCTTCATTTTGAAACTCCCTCCGGACGGAAACCGCAAATCTCTTCTTTCCCGTTCGACGCAAACACGGCACCCGATGCACGCGGCACACCGAACACTCAAAGAATACCACAGGATTGTGGTCCTTTGCAAGCGCAAGTACGTGTATTTAGTCACGCTTATCTGCGACCAACACGAGTCTTCACGCTTTGTTTGGGTTTAAATAGGTTATCCTGTCCCGAGAACCCGTTGCAGGGCTTCATAGCGATCGGCGTTCGTCTTGGTCCACGTGCTGTCCGGGCGCAGACGATTCAGTTCCAGCCGGGCCTCGGACTGCTGCTCGTTGGCCACGAGGGCCTCGATACGGCCCAGGCGCAGCGACGTCGTGCTGGCGATGCGGAGCCCCGAGTCGAACGCCCGCAGAGCCCCCTGGGCATCTCCCGTAGCAAGAAGCGCCATACCCAGCGTGTGGTGGTACGTGGCCAGGTTCCCCGTAGGTTCATTCCGACCCTGCGATGCCACAATGGCTTCACGGGCCATGGTGATCGCTCTGGTGTGCTCGCCAAGGTGATTCGTCAGCAGCCACGCCGCATTGTTCAGCAACGCGGGAATCCGCCGGCCGGCCATCTGCATGGCCTGCTCGTACGCGGCGACGGCCTGTTCGTAGGCCCCGGTCGCCTCGAGCGCTGTGGCGAGGATCGCTCGGAGTTGCCAGGTATCCCTTTCCGTGCCCTTGGCCGACTCGGCCATCGCAATAGCGTAGTTGGCAAACTCTGGGTTGCTCGTGCGATTGGCAAGGCTCATCCACGACGAGGCCAAGGTCGCCACGCCGGTTGCCGAGTCGGCCAACCGTGGCTCGACTTGTTCCAGCCACGCCTTCGCCCGTGCGACGTTCTCGCTGTTGGGGGGCGCAACCGCCGCCATCGAAGCCTTGAACTCGGCCCATCGGGCCTCGCTCCCGGGCAACTGGTCCAGAAGATCGCCTGCCGCTGCCATCTGGTCGTTGAGCGTCAGCGATTCGATCAACGTCTGCAATGCGATCGCGTTTGTGACAGGATCCGCGAGCATCTGATCGGATAGCGGCTGCAAGAGGTTGATGGCTCGTCCGATGTTGCCGCGACGGAACTCTGCGATGCCCAAGGCGATCGAAGCGTCGGCCTGACCCTTGGCGTCTTGAGCCAGGGATCGCCAGCGATCGGCCATCCCCGCCGCATCGTCGTAGCTCTCAAGCCGGAAGAGCAATTGCGTCGCGTCACGTGCCGGACGCGCATCGCCCGGCATCGCACCGACCGCATCGCGAGCACGCTGCACGGCCCGCTGGGGCTGGTTCAGTTCCTCATATGCGGCGATGATGAGTGGCCATACTGGATAGAGCGTCGCGCGACGCTTTGAGAGTTCGTCCAGTTGGGCCGCTGCCTGAACCAGATCGATGTCGCCCTTGACGTATCTGTCAGCGATCGCGCTCAGTTCGGCCATGCCGGGGTCGGCGTCGTCTCGGTTCCCCGTCGATGCCGCAAAGCGCGCCATTCTCGTGAAGGGAGACATCTCTCCCGATTGCGTGATCGAGTCGCGGAATGTGGTCAGCGATGCACTTTCGGGCAGCGCCGAGATGCCTTGCTCGAGCACCGACACCGCCTCGTCGATCCGTTCGGCACCCACCAGCAGTCGGGCGGCCTCCTGCCACAGATCGGCGTCGTTCGACGCCTCAGCCTCGGCGACGAGGTATTGGACTGCCTCGTCGGTCCGCTCATGCTCGGCGAGGAATCTCGCCACCACGAGTTGCCGTTTGCCCGCGTCGGATTCCGCCGGCAGCGCCTGGAGACGCTCCAGCCCTTCATCGAATCGGCCGACACGTGCCAGCAAGCGGGCAGCGAAGATCTCCGCTTCGGGCGGCAACTCCACCTGAAGGGCTGCGATCTCATCTTCACGAAGTGGAATCCCAGAGCCCATCGCCCGGGTTTCGACGCCGGCGCGAAGCACGTAGCGTGGCACCCCCGCGTCGGCCAGCGCAGCGACGTCGCGCGATGCAAGATCCCGCATGCCCTGCCGGTCCAGCAGGCGCAGACGCACCTGGCGTTGCGACAGCGAAACATTGCCCTGGTCGGCGAACTTCCGTAACAGGGTGGCAGCCTCGTTGGCGCGGCCCGTATCCTGGAGCCGAAGGATCAGTCGTGGCAGTGCGGCCAGCGGATCGTTGCCATCAGCGGCCCGACGCAGTGCGTCCAGTTCCGACTCGAGCGGGCCAAGTCGCTCGTAGGCGTCGGCCGCAAGCAGAAACGCCCGGGTGTCCCTCTTGCCGCGATCGGTGCGGAAGACCTCGCCCAACAGGGCCACGGCGGCGCTGGCCCCTTCAGCCGAATCGTCTCGCTCCAGGAGACGGCGTGCCTCGAAGATGCGACCCTCGGTGCCCGCTTCACCCTGGGTCTCGCGAAGCCGGTTGATAACCAACCCCGCGCGATCCAGGTCGTTCCAGATCACCGGGCTGTTGAGGATCGCAAGTTGGATCTGCTGATCGCCGGAATTTGCAGCCGAAATGCGATCCAGCGTTTCGAGGCTCTGCGCGTCGTCGATCGTGTTGGCCAACTGCACGCGTGCCAGCGCCCACTGCTGCTCCGTGCCACCCACAGGGTCGCCGGCGCGCTGCTCCAACAGTGCACGACCCGCGGCCGCATCACCGAGGATGGCAAGGCCCGAGGCAGCCGCGGCGACCTGTGGAGCCGTGGTGGCCGTCTCGGCGACGCGATCGACCACGGCTCGCGCGACGGCCGGATCGAACGGCTCAAGGCCAGCCGCAAACTGGATGGCCGACATCGCAGCTTGGGCCGCTTCGGTCTCGGCCAAACGGTTGCCCAGTTCGACCGCGAACTCAAGATCACGCGTCGCGACGGCAAAACGTCCGGCCATTGCAAGTGCAATCGGATTCTCGGGTTGCTTGGTGAGCACCTCGTCGATTTTCTCGGCGAACTTCGGGTCGAGGTTGTCGGCCTTCTCGGCAATCCGCGAGACGATCTCCGAGAACAACTGGCTGCCGCCGGGTACGTCCTTCAAGCGATCATCAGCGCTAAACACACGAAGAGCATCCTCGACGCGATCCATGAGCACCAGCGTGCTGGCGAGCATGAATCGAGCGCGCCTCCAACTTGGCTGCTGCCCCAAGCCGGCAAGACGATCGGTCGCGTCACGGAGATTCCGGCGATCGATGTCAGCCAGCGCGTCGTAGTAAACCGCGACCGCGTCGGGCCCGAGCATATTGGACACCGTGGCGCCGTCGGTCACCAGGGGCTGCTCGTCCGCGGGCAGGCCGGCCGCACGTCGTTCCGCGGCAGTGAACACCATCCGCCAGCCCTCGGCGCGAGCGCGATCCTCGTCCGTCACGAGATCCTCGAATGCTGCACGCAACTCGGCCGCTTCGGCGTGGTAGCCGAGATCGATGG
The sequence above is a segment of the Phycisphaerales bacterium genome. Coding sequences within it:
- a CDS encoding AtpZ/AtpI family protein; this translates as MADPKSSPRIAAWRQRMGGWSAGVDFAATTITCVLIGFGIDYVAGTSPLFLLIFLCVGVVGGFVAFIRTGLRLNRSSKR
- the alaS gene encoding alanine--tRNA ligase, which encodes MPTSTNSTTWTGASVRASFIEFFQKLGAAPHPFVPSSPVVPIDDPTLLFTNAGMNQFKPLFLGQADPSSELGKLKCAVNSQKCIRAGGKHNDLEDVGKDTYHHTFFEMLGNWSFGDYFKAEAIEWAWTLLTEVWGLPKDRLYASYFGGDEEQGLPADDEARELWLRFLPPERVLPFGAKDNFWEMGDTGPCGPCSEIHFDRMGGRDAAALVNADDPSVIEIWNLVFIQFDRQGDGTLKELPAKHVDTGMGLERVLSVLQGKPSNYDTDLFTPIFEAISKMTGTRPYAGKLGHADEGQVDFAYRVVADHARALTFALTDGAVPGNEGRGYVLRRILRRAVRIGWQKLGARPGFLSELVQVIVEHYGDAFPELKRNPGRVAGIIRDEEESFGRTMERGVKLFDDLAGTSGTTISGADAFQLYDTYGFPLDLTQMMAEERGLSVDVEGFHKAMAEQREQSRAGAKGSAEAGLALDADAIAKLQNLNVKPTDDVDKFHGREIRARVKAIWNGHDFDEHAEASGRAATIGVVLDDTNFYAEMGGQLADHGRMFVSKEARSSVRDEHRGGEFRVEGVKAYGGYVLHAGHVVRGEIRVGDEVTLNIDNERRLNLAANHTCTHLFNYALREVLDVENPPEQRGSLVAPDRLRFDFDASGPISPADLGRMETIVRQVLEQDHPVYADLVPQEKALAIKGLRAVFGEKYPNPVRVVSIGAPIEKLLDAPQSADWMEYSIELCGGTHLATTAQAESFAIVHEEGVAKGIRRIVAVTRQEARRAVAQANALALELQEAAKLDDDGLEAEIARLGRLIDEATVPVARKDQLRKALGQLQDRAKAARKAQAQQASKKALEQARALAQSTGDGNPVVAILDAMGDRGAMQAALSEIRKTLPDSPIMLLSADHEGKVALLADVPQTAISRGLKAGDWVRGVAQVVGGKGGGKPNQAQGGGPDGARIREAADKAQEMALASMA
- a CDS encoding acyloxyacyl hydrolase; protein product: MRKDAVKSWLAICVLSVLTSPVVARGQAEPLRFIHEPWSTQSNDEFEAVSPGYCSEACETWVISYSAAFESEALDQGLTLSYNRFLVDDIEWFLEGGLWSFYDKGADAAFGLSATLGFRWHFVARENWSLFADIGIGVLGTTDHVPPDGTSFNFMPRAGLGFTRQLDENVRLIGGVRWHHISNARTRGDSRNPARDAPQLYVGLVVPF
- a CDS encoding diguanylate cyclase — encoded protein: MSENAEQFPTPAARPIVLVVDDSPLVHRLLKARLRDETIELRHAHSGAEALEAISSTDVATVLLDLSMPGMDGFEVLRELAAREDTVHVPVIVLSGQQDSQDKVMAFALGAIDYITKPFDLAELRARLRSSLRMHRLVRMLSERAQLDGLTALWNRRHFDDRLAQLISSAERSNRPLSLALLDLDHFKSINDNYGHPAGDAALQGAAEILSGSARGSDIPCRYGGEEFAIIMPETTPEQASILCERIREALAARDWPSHPDRKITVSIGVAGAEGSTGLPAEQWVAHADATLYKAKESGRNRVMLTTLSKNGPKLAAAG
- a CDS encoding Hpt domain-containing protein — encoded protein: MASPGPEPLLSVYENDPDVGEIVAEFVAEMPKRRADFVRAIEAGDLSQAVRLAHQLKGAAGGYGFETLGQFAAAAEHALVDLGRSGNFDSSSLYAAAAPLIDACDRVRLANSEAAA
- a CDS encoding CinA family nicotinamide mononucleotide deamidase-related protein encodes the protein MTPRPRAAILSVGDELVLGEKLDTNSKWLADQLGCIGLLVTEHRTVPDNLDQLAGVLQEMALSSDALLVGGGLGPTADDLTRQAFATALERLTGRAQPLVEDADSLAEIQARFAQAGRAMPESNRVQALRPKGAVRLPNAQGTAPGMAYSSANAGFARVIACLPGPPREMRPMFEAHVEPRLRTLPGITHAPLRFVQVFGLGESEVASRINDFMQRDNNPAVGTTASSGMVTCRVRVDPSQPVCGPYETEDAADAAEEAVAAIEQATGSYVVGYVEEPLAAFLLREAIERSMTIATAESCTGGLVGELLTSQPGSSDAYAGGWVTYSNTMKERQLGVSCDLLQQHGAVSRAVAEAMAQGALERSGSNLALSVTGVAGPGGGTSEKPVGTVWIGCAIQGQRPVAKRFLFAGDRDSVRRWSANTALFIGLQAIRGRLSDRLLRETT